The sequence CCGATGCCGTGCACGTAGAGCGCGAGCGACTCGATGCGCAGGAGTCCGGCCTCGAGTTCGAGGCCGTTCTTCTTGTCGATCTGCTGGCGGAGCCCGCCGCTGGCGGCATTGCGCGGATTGGCGAACGACGGGAAGCGTCGGGCGGCCGCCGTCTGCGCCTTCTCCTCGTCGAACGCCTTCTTCGCGCCTCCCCTGGCTTCCCAGCGCGCGAGAGCATCGGCGTACGCGCGGTCCCGGAAGTCGGCCTGCGCAGCGTTGAGACGCTCGAACGCTGCGACAGGGATGAATACCTCGCCACGCACTTCGACGATCGGGGGATGACCCTCCCCGCTCAGCCGTTGCGGGATCTCTGGCAGACGGAGGGCGTTCTCCGTCACGATCTCGCCGACGCGGCCGTCGCCCCGAGTGGCGGCAGAGGTGAGGACGCCGTTCTCGTACCGGAGGTTGATCGCGAGCCCGTCGATCTTCAGCTCGGTGAGCCACGCGACCTCACGCCCGGCGGCGGCCCTGGTCTTCGCCGCCCACTCCCGCAGCTCGTCGACGGAGAAGACGTTGTCGAGGCTGAGCATGCGCTCGGCGTGCTCGATCGTCGCAAGCCCCGTTGCCTCGGCCGCCCCGACCATCTGGGTGGGCGAATCCTGACCCTGCAGCTCGGGGTGCAGCCGCTCCAGTTCCTCGAGCCGATGCATCCATCCGTCGTAGGTGAAGTCATCCACGACCGATGTGTCACGGCCGTAATAGGCCTCCTTCGCGTCGAGGATGCGAGCGGTCAGCTCCTCGGCTTCGGTTCGGGCGTCTTCCAGCGAGATGTTCTCCGGCACCCCGCCAGTCTACGAGCGGGCACCGACACCGATGGGGTCTACGCGCCGACAGGCACCGCCGACACCGTGGTGTCGATCGTGAACTGCCCGAGCACCCGGGTGCCGACGTAGAGCACGGCGGTCTGCCCAGGCGCGACCCCGTCGAGCGGGACCTCCGGCGTCACCCGGACCCCGTCGTCCGAGACCACGGCACGTGCGGCGACCGGCTCGGAGTGCGCGCGGATCTGCACGTGACACTCGAACGAGGACTCCGTCGGCGCGGCCCCGGCCCAGCTGAACCGCTCCCCTGCGATCTCCGCGATCGCGAGAGCCTCCTTGGGTCCGACCACGACGGTGTTCGACACCGGTCGGACTTCGAGCACGAAGCGAGGCTTGCCGTCCGCCGCGGGCACACCGAGCTTGAGGCCGCGGCGCTGTCCCACCGTGAAGGCATGCGCCCCCTCGTGCGAGCCGACGACCTCCCCGCTGCGATCCACGATCTCGCCCGTGGCGGTTCCGACCTTCTCAGCGAGCCATCCTCGGGTGTCCCCGTCGGGGATGAAGCAGATGTCGTGGCTGTCCGGCTTCTGGGCGACGGTCAGGCCGCGTGCGGCCGCCTCGGCACGAACGATCGCCTTCGAGGGGGTCGTTCCGAGCGGGAAGTACGTGTGTGCGAGCTGCTCAGCGTTCAGCACACCCAGGACGTACGACTGGTCCTTGGCGTTGTCCGACGCCCGGTGCAGCTCCAGTCCGTCGGCACCGTCGACGAGCGTGGCATAGTGCCCGGTGCACACGGCGTCGAAGCCGAGCTCGATCGCGCGCTCCAGGAGGGCCGCGAACTTGATCTTCTCGTTGCAGCGCATGCAGGGGTTGGGCGTTCGTCCTGCCTGGTACTCGGAGATGAAGTCCTCGATGACATCGTCGCGGAAACGCTCGGAGAAGTCCCACACGTAGAACGGGATGCCGAGCAGGTCGGCGGCGCGGCGGGCATCGAGCGCATCCTCGATCGTGCAGCACCCGCGACTACCCGTGCGGAGCGTTCCACCGGCTCTGGAGAGCGCCAGGTGCACACCGACCACGTCGTGCCCCGCCTCCACGGCTCTTGCTGCCGCGACGGCGGAGTCGACGCCGCCGCTCATCGCCGCAAGGATCCGCATGGGAACAGTCTACGAGCGTGCGCCTGTGCCGGCGCCGGAAGCTCGCGCATAGGCGTCGCCGATCGCGGCGAGCACCGCTTCGACATCGGCGTCCGTCGACGTCCGACCCAGCGAGAATCGCAGCACGCTGCGCGCATCCCGCTCGCTCCGCCCCATCGCCATCACGACGTGCGACGGCTCGGCGACGCCTGCCTGGCACGCCGATCCGGTCGACGCCGCCACCCCGGCGACGTCGAGGAGGAACAACAGGCTCTCCCCCACCGCACCGGGGAACAGCACCTGCGCGTTGCCCGGCAGCCGGTCCGTCGGATCGCCCAGGAGCTCGGCTGCCGGCACTGCGGAACGTAGGCCCGAGACGAGACGGTCGCGCAGCACACGCAATCGCGCGGCCTCCTCCGTCCGCTCGGACTCGGCGAGCTCGAGTGCAGTGGCGAACGCCGCAGCCCCGGCGACGTCCTGGGTTCCGGCCCGGAGGCCTCGTTGCTGCGCGCCGCCGCGCAGGACGGCCGTCATTCGAGCGGTGCGAGCTGTGACGAGCACCCCGACGCCGACGGGAGCCGCGATCTTGTGCCCGGCGAGACTCATGGCCACGAGCCCCACTCCTCCGGCGGAATCTCCACGCAGATCACGGAACGACAGCGGTACATGTCCGAGCGCGGCGACGGCGTCGAGGTGGAGCGCCACACCCGCCGTCGCGGCGGCGGCGGCAAGCGCCGCCGCGTCGTTGATCGTGCCCGCCTCATTGTTCGCGACGAGCGCGGTGGCGAGCGCGGCGCCCGGAAGCCGGAGAGCGAACTGCTCGGGATCGATCCGCGCCTGGGCGGTCACCGGCACCCGGCGCAGCTCGGCGCCGTCTTCCACGAGCGCGGCCACGGTATCCATCGTGGCGTGGTGCTCGGCTTCGGGCATCACGATCGCCGTCGTGCCGTCGGGGCGGGCCCGCCACAGCCCCTGCAACGCCAGATTGATCGACTCGGTGCCACCCGAGGTGAACACGATCTCGATCGGGTCGGCATCGAGCACCGCGGCGACCCGCTCGCGGTATTCCTCGAGCAGTCGGCGGGCATCCTGGCCGGCGCCGTGCGTGGAGGAGGCGTTGCCGACGGTCTCCGTGGCGGCAAGCCAGGCGTCACGCGCTTCGGGGCGCAGAGGCGTGGTCGCCGCATGATCGAGATAGTGCCGCATCCTTCGATTCTCTCGCGAAACCCGCCCTGCCGGGTCTCCGTCCGTGGAACCCGGTACGCCCTGACATGAGACTGCAACACATCGCGCCTAGTGTGTACTCATGCCCGCGTTCCGAGACCTGACCGTGCCCGGCGGCACCACCCTCGACAACCTCGGCGTCCGTCTGCACGACGGCGTCGGCACCCTGCGCGTCTGGTCGCAGAACGCCTCGTCCATCGAGCTGGTCGTGTTCGACTCCACCGACCTGGACTGGGCGACCGACGAGGTTCCGCTCGAACGGCTGGCAGGAGGCGTCTGGGAGATCACCACGGAGCTCCTTCAGCCCGGCGTCCGCTACGCCGTCCGCGTCGGCGGGCCCCACGGCCCGGGAAACACCTTCAACCCGGAGACGCTGTTGCTGGACCCGTATGCACGGGGCCTGGCCCAGGGCGACGGCTACGAGGAGTGGCGTTCGGTCGTCATCGTCGACGGCTTCGACTGGGGCGATTCCCAGAAGCCTCGTATCCCGCTCGACCGCACGGTGATCTACGAGGGGCATCTCAAGGGACTCACCAAGCGTCACCCCGATGTGCCGCCCGCCCTGCACGGCACCTATGCGGGCCTCGCCCATCCCGCGATGATCGAGTACTTCCACTCGCTGGGCATCACCTCCATCGAGCTCCTCCCCGTGCACGCCTTCGTGCCGGAGCCGCGCCTGCTCGAACGCGGACTCACCAACTACTGGGGCTACAACACCCTGAATTTCTTCACCCCGCACACCGCCTACGCGACCGAGGACGCGCGCAAAGAAGGACCGGAGGCCGTCCTCGCCGAGTTCAAGGGGATGGTGCGGCTGCTGCACGAGGCCGGCCTCGAAGTGATCCTCGACGTCGTGTACAACCACACCTCCGAAGAGGGCATCGGCGGTCCCCGCTCGAGCCTGCGCGGCATCGACAACGCCCACTACTACCGCCAGGACGAGTCCGGCGTCTACGTCGACACCACCGGGTGCGGCAACACGCTGAACACGGCGACCGATGCCGGGGCCAGACTCGTCCTCGACTCCCTCCGCTATTGGGCTCAGGAGATGCAGATCGACGGCTTCCGCTTCGACCTCGCCACCGCGATCGCCCGCGACGGGGCACACACCTACACGCCGGAGCATCCGCTCCTGCAGGCCATCGCGGATGACCCGATCCTCGCCGACACCAAGCTCATCGCCGAGCCGTGGGACGTCGGTCTCGGCGGGTGGCAGACGGGGAACTTCCCGTCGGGATGGCACGAGTGGAACGACCGCTATCGCGACCGCGTACGCAACTTCTGGCTCAGCGACATCGACTATGCACGACGTGCGTCCGCCCCGGTGGGCGTCGGTGGGTTCGCGACCCGACTCGCCGGATCCTCCAACACGTTCAGCGAAGACCGGGGGCCGCTCGCCAGCGTGAACTTCGTCACGGCACACGACGGCTTCACCCTGCACGATCTCGTCTCGTACGACGTCAAGCACAATGAAGCGAACGGTGAGCAGAACCGCGACGGTGCCGACATGAACCGCGCCTTCAACCACGGTGTCGAGGGGCCTACGGATGACCCGACGATCCTCGCCGCGCGGCGCAAAGCGATGCGCAACCTTCTCGGGACGCTGCTCCTCTCGGCCGGCATCCCGATGCTCACGGCGGGCGACGAGGTCGGACGCACCCAGCGCGGCAACAACAACGCCTATGCTCAGGACTCCGCTCTCACCTGGCTCGCCTGGGATTTCGAGCCCTGGCAGGAGGACCTCCGCGCCCATGTCTCACGCCTGATCCGGTTGCGGCAGGAGAACCCGGCATTGCGCCCCGGCCGCTACGCGCGACTCGGCGAGCACATCCCGAATGCCTCGGTCATGGACTGGTTCGACCAGAACGGCGAGACGATGGAGCAGGGCCAGTGGGCCGACCCCGGCAACCGGACCCTCCAGTACGTCGCCGCCTCCACCCCCGATACCGAGGCCTACAACCGCATCCTGCTCATCGTGCACGGGACGGAGTCACCCATCGACGTGCGCCTCCCCGACGAGATCGAGGGCGCGACCCGCTTCGTGTCGCTGTGGTCGAGCGCTCAGGAGCGGCCTTCCGACGAGCAGGAGATCTTCGCGCCCGGCGATGTGCTTCCCGTCTCCGGTACATCGATGAGGCTGTTCCGCGTCGAATGAACCCGGCTCCCGACGCACCACGCGGCGCGCTACCCGCGACCACGACGGCGCGGTACATTCGGGATGTGGCTGCACGTGCTGGTACTCGGTCCTCGGCTCTTCGGAGCCCCGCTCAGATCCCGACGCGCGCCTTCGGCGACGCGGATGTCCCGGGCTCGCTTCGCTCCACTCGCATCCCGCTGCTCGATCCGACACCTGCAGTGCCCGGCGGCTTCGCGCCGAAGGCCTTCGTGGGCGAGGTCGTCCCGTTCACCGTGGTCTCGTTCCGCGAGGGCCACGACATCATCGGTGTGCAGGTGCGCCTCACGTCGCCCACGGGCGAGGAGAGCCTGCACCGGCTGACCGCCCGGAGCGACGGCACGGACCGGTGGGCGGCGGAGATCGCGCTCGACGAGCAGGGTGCATGGCGCTATCGGTTCGAAGCGTTCTCCGACGACTTCGCAACCTGGGCCCACGCCGCGGAGCTGAAGGTCGCAGCCGGTGTCGACGTGCCGGTGATGGCCGCGCTCGGCGCAGAGCTGCTCGCGCGGGCCGCCGCTGAGAAGGACCGCCCCGCCGCCCAGCGGAAACGTCTGCTCGCGGACGCCGAGTCGCTGCGGACCGGGGATGGCGAAACGGCACTCGCGCTCTCCACCGATTCCGGACTGGCTGATGTCTTCCTGGCCCGCCCTCTGACGACCCTGCGTTCCGCCACCGAGCGACAGACGCTCAACGTGGACCGTGCCGCGGCGGGCGTCGGTGCGTGGTACGAGTTCTTCCCGCGATCGGAGGGCGCGAAGCGGCTCAAGGACGGGACCGTGAAGAGCGGGACGTTCCGCACGGCAGCCAAACGCTTGCCGGAGGTCGCCGCGATGGGTTTCGACGTGGTCTATCTGGTTCCGATCCATCCGATCGGTACCACCAACCGCAAGGGGCGCAACAACACACTCACAGCGGAGCGGGGTGATCCCGGATCCCCATATGCGATTGGCTCCGCCGAGGGCGGTCACGACGCGATCCACCCGGACCTGGGATCGCCGGCCGACTTCCGCGCCTTCGTTCGCGCGGCGCACGGAGCCGGCCTCGAAGTCGCACTCGACCTCGCACTCCAGGCCGCCCCGGACCACCCCTGGGTGCGCGAGCACCCCGAGTGGTTCACGACCCTCCCCGACGGCAGCATCGCGTACGCCGAGAACCCGCCGAAGAAGTACCAGGACATCTACCCGCTCAACTTCGACAACGACCCCGATGGCATCGCGGCCGAGATGTTGCGGATCGTGAAGCACTGGGTGGCCCAGGGGGTGAAGATCTTCCGGGTCGACAACCCCCACACCAAGCCGCTGCAGTTCTGGGAGTGGCTGATCCGCGAGATCGGCGCCGTCGATCCGGACGTGATCTTCCTCGCGGAGGCCTTCACCCGCCCCGCCGTCATGCG is a genomic window of Microbacterium maritypicum containing:
- the mnmA gene encoding tRNA 2-thiouridine(34) synthase MnmA codes for the protein MRILAAMSGGVDSAVAAARAVEAGHDVVGVHLALSRAGGTLRTGSRGCCTIEDALDARRAADLLGIPFYVWDFSERFRDDVIEDFISEYQAGRTPNPCMRCNEKIKFAALLERAIELGFDAVCTGHYATLVDGADGLELHRASDNAKDQSYVLGVLNAEQLAHTYFPLGTTPSKAIVRAEAAARGLTVAQKPDSHDICFIPDGDTRGWLAEKVGTATGEIVDRSGEVVGSHEGAHAFTVGQRRGLKLGVPAADGKPRFVLEVRPVSNTVVVGPKEALAIAEIAGERFSWAGAAPTESSFECHVQIRAHSEPVAARAVVSDDGVRVTPEVPLDGVAPGQTAVLYVGTRVLGQFTIDTTVSAVPVGA
- a CDS encoding cysteine desulfurase family protein — translated: MRHYLDHAATTPLRPEARDAWLAATETVGNASSTHGAGQDARRLLEEYRERVAAVLDADPIEIVFTSGGTESINLALQGLWRARPDGTTAIVMPEAEHHATMDTVAALVEDGAELRRVPVTAQARIDPEQFALRLPGAALATALVANNEAGTINDAAALAAAAATAGVALHLDAVAALGHVPLSFRDLRGDSAGGVGLVAMSLAGHKIAAPVGVGVLVTARTARMTAVLRGGAQQRGLRAGTQDVAGAAAFATALELAESERTEEAARLRVLRDRLVSGLRSAVPAAELLGDPTDRLPGNAQVLFPGAVGESLLFLLDVAGVAASTGSACQAGVAEPSHVVMAMGRSERDARSVLRFSLGRTSTDADVEAVLAAIGDAYARASGAGTGARS
- the glgX gene encoding glycogen debranching protein GlgX gives rise to the protein MPAFRDLTVPGGTTLDNLGVRLHDGVGTLRVWSQNASSIELVVFDSTDLDWATDEVPLERLAGGVWEITTELLQPGVRYAVRVGGPHGPGNTFNPETLLLDPYARGLAQGDGYEEWRSVVIVDGFDWGDSQKPRIPLDRTVIYEGHLKGLTKRHPDVPPALHGTYAGLAHPAMIEYFHSLGITSIELLPVHAFVPEPRLLERGLTNYWGYNTLNFFTPHTAYATEDARKEGPEAVLAEFKGMVRLLHEAGLEVILDVVYNHTSEEGIGGPRSSLRGIDNAHYYRQDESGVYVDTTGCGNTLNTATDAGARLVLDSLRYWAQEMQIDGFRFDLATAIARDGAHTYTPEHPLLQAIADDPILADTKLIAEPWDVGLGGWQTGNFPSGWHEWNDRYRDRVRNFWLSDIDYARRASAPVGVGGFATRLAGSSNTFSEDRGPLASVNFVTAHDGFTLHDLVSYDVKHNEANGEQNRDGADMNRAFNHGVEGPTDDPTILAARRKAMRNLLGTLLLSAGIPMLTAGDEVGRTQRGNNNAYAQDSALTWLAWDFEPWQEDLRAHVSRLIRLRQENPALRPGRYARLGEHIPNASVMDWFDQNGETMEQGQWADPGNRTLQYVAASTPDTEAYNRILLIVHGTESPIDVRLPDEIEGATRFVSLWSSAQERPSDEQEIFAPGDVLPVSGTSMRLFRVE
- a CDS encoding maltotransferase domain-containing protein, which encodes MAARAGTRSSALRSPAQIPTRAFGDADVPGSLRSTRIPLLDPTPAVPGGFAPKAFVGEVVPFTVVSFREGHDIIGVQVRLTSPTGEESLHRLTARSDGTDRWAAEIALDEQGAWRYRFEAFSDDFATWAHAAELKVAAGVDVPVMAALGAELLARAAAEKDRPAAQRKRLLADAESLRTGDGETALALSTDSGLADVFLARPLTTLRSATERQTLNVDRAAAGVGAWYEFFPRSEGAKRLKDGTVKSGTFRTAAKRLPEVAAMGFDVVYLVPIHPIGTTNRKGRNNTLTAERGDPGSPYAIGSAEGGHDAIHPDLGSPADFRAFVRAAHGAGLEVALDLALQAAPDHPWVREHPEWFTTLPDGSIAYAENPPKKYQDIYPLNFDNDPDGIAAEMLRIVKHWVAQGVKIFRVDNPHTKPLQFWEWLIREIGAVDPDVIFLAEAFTRPAVMRALAAVGFQQSYSYFTWRNTKSELEEFLTSVSQETSDYMRPNLFVNTHDILTEYLQFGGRAAYRIRACIAATAGPVYGVYAGYELFENVARPGSEENIDNEKYEFKFRDWSGAEARGESLAPLLRRLNEIRAAHPALGQLRNFRAHWSDDDAVLVYSKHLPAPFTGTGRPDTVIVVANVDPHSVRETTVHLDSTQWGIPLGDPFEVEDLLTGAVWTWNDHNYVRLDAFAEPVHILKVRERA